A DNA window from Leptolyngbya sp. KIOST-1 contains the following coding sequences:
- a CDS encoding VOC family protein yields the protein MPEAQQVDTPHSGLRSQVLAHPQGKAQLPINEPATANSQVQEFLDHNRGGGVQHVALHTTDIVQTVGQLRAGGVRFLAVPPSYYETLRRRPGYSTQDDMEGDWLRQREAAIAQLEILVDWEPHRPQARLLQTFTQPLLNIPTVFFELIQRQVVQVQEEAVQAQGFGERNFQALFEAIEREQLKRGSLV from the coding sequence GTGCCAGAAGCGCAGCAGGTCGACACCCCCCACTCCGGGCTGCGCAGCCAGGTGCTGGCCCACCCCCAGGGCAAGGCCCAGCTGCCCATCAACGAGCCCGCCACCGCCAACTCCCAGGTACAGGAGTTTTTGGACCACAACCGGGGGGGCGGGGTGCAGCATGTGGCCCTGCACACCACCGACATTGTGCAGACGGTGGGGCAGCTGCGGGCCGGGGGCGTGCGGTTTCTGGCGGTGCCCCCCAGCTACTACGAAACGCTGCGGCGGCGACCGGGGTATTCGACCCAGGACGACATGGAGGGGGACTGGCTGCGTCAGCGCGAGGCGGCGATCGCCCAGCTGGAAATTCTGGTTGACTGGGAACCGCATCGGCCCCAGGCGCGGCTGCTGCAAACCTTTACTCAGCCGCTGCTGAACATTCCAACGGTGTTCTTCGAGCTGATCCAGCGGCAGGTGGTGCAGGTGCAGGAGGAAGCCGTGCAGGCCCAGGGGTTTGGCGAACGCAACTTTCAGGCCCTGTTTGAGGCGATCGAGCGCGAACAACTAAAACGGGGCAGCCTGGTCTAG
- a CDS encoding VOC family protein: MVKPAKTTICLWYDGDAEEAAQFYAQTFPDSSVDAVHRAPGDYPSGQQGDVLTVQFTVLGIPCLGLNGGPTFKHSEAFSFQVATADQAETDRYWNAIVDNGGQESACGWCKDKWGLSWQITPTVLTDAIANPDPALAKRAFDAMMQMRKIDIAAIETACRG, from the coding sequence ATGGTGAAGCCAGCCAAGACCACTATTTGCCTTTGGTACGATGGTGACGCCGAGGAGGCGGCGCAGTTTTACGCCCAAACCTTTCCTGACTCCTCCGTTGATGCGGTACATCGTGCCCCGGGAGACTATCCCTCCGGCCAGCAAGGAGATGTATTGACCGTCCAGTTTACCGTGCTGGGCATCCCGTGCCTTGGGCTCAACGGCGGGCCTACCTTCAAACACAGCGAAGCCTTCTCGTTTCAGGTCGCAACCGCTGACCAAGCCGAAACCGATCGCTACTGGAACGCGATCGTAGACAACGGCGGCCAAGAGAGCGCCTGCGGCTGGTGCAAAGACAAATGGGGACTGTCCTGGCAAATTACGCCCACAGTCCTAACCGACGCGATCGCCAACCCCGATCCCGCCTTAGCCAAGCGCGCCTTCGATGCCATGATGCAGATGCGAAAGATCGACATTGCTGCGATCGAGACGGCCTGTCGGGGTTAG
- a CDS encoding DUF2997 domain-containing protein produces METLEFIIYPDGRVKETVTGIVGASCAEVTAAIESQLGVVLTQQTTSEYFAQQNEQSAAETVSAKTAYSQW; encoded by the coding sequence ATGGAAACGCTAGAGTTCATTATTTACCCCGATGGGCGAGTTAAGGAAACGGTGACCGGCATTGTGGGTGCTTCCTGCGCCGAGGTTACGGCGGCGATTGAATCTCAGCTGGGTGTTGTTCTGACCCAGCAAACCACCTCTGAGTACTTCGCCCAACAGAATGAACAATCGGCCGCCGAGACTGTTTCGGCCAAGACAGCCTACAGCCAATGGTAG
- a CDS encoding DUF1257 domain-containing protein produces the protein MSHFSQIKTKIRNLDSLKLALDDLGADWKAGPCEVRGYQGQTQSADVVIAQSNGYDIGFRRNPETSDYELVADLQYWQQPLTVEGFLRQVTQRYAYNTVLSETSRQGFQVSEEQVREDGSVRLVVQRWNG, from the coding sequence ATGTCACACTTTAGCCAAATCAAAACTAAAATCCGCAACCTGGACTCTCTAAAGCTGGCTCTAGATGATCTGGGAGCCGATTGGAAGGCTGGCCCCTGCGAGGTGCGGGGCTACCAGGGCCAGACTCAGTCCGCTGATGTGGTGATTGCTCAGTCAAACGGCTATGACATCGGTTTTCGCCGCAACCCCGAAACCAGTGACTATGAGCTAGTGGCTGACCTCCAGTATTGGCAGCAGCCGTTGACGGTGGAGGGCTTTTTGCGCCAGGTGACCCAGCGCTACGCCTACAACACCGTGCTGTCCGAGACCTCCCGTCAGGGCTTCCAGGTATCGGAGGAGCAGGTGCGTGAGGATGGTTCTGTGCGGCTGGTGGTTCAGCGCTGGAACGGCTAA
- a CDS encoding ferredoxin — protein sequence MTHFDGQPNATGFEPELGGTLRQASDRTGLEPELGGQLRQKGVYVDEITCIGCKHCAHVARNTFYIEPDYGRSRVYRQDGDSEDIIQEAIDTCPVDCIHWVDYTELKQLERDRKHQVIPVAGFPVDKAMAVSHMRKARRKNERSQSS from the coding sequence ATGACACATTTTGACGGGCAGCCCAATGCAACCGGCTTTGAGCCAGAGCTGGGCGGAACTTTGCGTCAGGCCAGCGATCGCACCGGACTGGAGCCAGAACTGGGTGGCCAGCTGCGCCAGAAGGGCGTCTATGTAGATGAAATCACCTGCATAGGCTGCAAGCACTGCGCCCACGTGGCCCGCAATACCTTTTACATTGAGCCTGACTACGGTAGGTCCCGGGTCTACCGTCAGGATGGCGATTCTGAGGACATCATCCAGGAGGCGATTGACACCTGCCCGGTCGACTGCATTCACTGGGTGGACTACACCGAGCTGAAGCAGCTAGAGCGCGATCGCAAGCATCAGGTTATTCCGGTGGCTGGCTTCCCTGTAGACAAGGCTATGGCGGTGTCCCATATGCGTAAGGCCAGACGCAAGAACGAGCGATCGCAGTCGTCCTAG
- a CDS encoding DUF4335 domain-containing protein — MAPIATVTSYEYATGSCTLRLVGELSPLSQVTGRPVLGRSRFALQMYGEDATIAPEATTNQAIIFEVSGREPQFSALTELVQTYVQRYLNADALTSGGAVSQGSNALQSVGLTRHRLTLASPPEPPQTVELSTLQLADLADALEQAEGNLQLMPDVPTVARRRRPRLPLWIGSVAAVGIAALLGNQFLTTAPGPVVLSPSESQISRESVDQLPSAPELSLEEASPAPDTPMADTAESAPTTGEALPAPVTTAPTVAAPLESPADATPPQVSPQPSATPAPAGGQSSTLPAAPAPPRTARAGAPQPQPSAAGPDTDTAAESAPMLASPAREAPPGGPETFDAEPGIAAATAPDTALDWITALTAALQQQWRPPANLAAPLRYRLTLAADGTIEALEPLNSFSSAYQGNPTLPQPGDLIAGVARRAPTTVEVQFLPTGEVVVVPPGR, encoded by the coding sequence ATGGCCCCAATCGCCACCGTCACCTCCTACGAATACGCCACGGGCAGCTGCACCCTACGGCTGGTGGGCGAGCTTTCGCCCCTGAGCCAGGTCACGGGTCGCCCGGTGCTGGGGCGATCGCGCTTTGCTCTGCAAATGTATGGTGAAGACGCCACCATTGCGCCTGAGGCCACGACTAACCAGGCCATCATCTTCGAGGTCAGCGGCCGGGAGCCGCAGTTTTCGGCTCTGACGGAGCTGGTGCAGACCTACGTGCAGCGCTATCTCAATGCTGATGCCCTGACTAGCGGAGGGGCTGTATCTCAGGGCAGCAACGCACTGCAATCGGTGGGCCTGACTCGACACCGACTCACGCTGGCCTCACCCCCAGAGCCGCCCCAAACGGTAGAACTCTCAACCCTACAGCTGGCCGACCTAGCCGATGCCCTGGAGCAGGCCGAGGGCAATCTGCAACTTATGCCTGACGTTCCCACTGTGGCCCGCCGCAGGCGGCCCAGGCTGCCGCTCTGGATCGGCTCTGTGGCGGCGGTGGGAATTGCGGCCCTGCTGGGCAACCAGTTTTTGACTACGGCCCCCGGCCCAGTGGTGCTGTCGCCCAGCGAATCGCAAATCTCGCGCGAATCGGTAGATCAACTGCCCAGCGCCCCTGAGCTGTCCCTGGAGGAGGCAAGTCCCGCCCCGGACACCCCTATGGCCGATACCGCCGAATCGGCTCCGACGACGGGCGAAGCGCTGCCGGCCCCCGTTACGACGGCCCCCACGGTGGCGGCTCCGCTGGAGAGCCCCGCTGATGCCACGCCTCCCCAGGTTTCGCCCCAGCCTTCCGCCACCCCAGCACCCGCTGGCGGCCAGTCGTCCACCCTTCCGGCTGCACCCGCCCCACCCCGGACGGCCAGAGCCGGGGCACCCCAGCCTCAACCTTCTGCGGCTGGCCCAGACACAGACACCGCCGCCGAGTCAGCCCCAATGCTGGCCAGCCCAGCACGGGAGGCGCCTCCCGGCGGCCCAGAAACCTTCGACGCCGAGCCGGGGATTGCCGCGGCCACAGCCCCCGACACCGCCCTAGACTGGATCACGGCGCTAACCGCGGCCCTTCAGCAGCAGTGGCGACCGCCCGCCAATCTGGCGGCCCCCCTGCGCTACCGCCTCACTCTGGCGGCAGACGGCACCATCGAGGCACTAGAACCCCTGAACAGCTTCTCTTCGGCCTACCAGGGCAACCCCACGCTACCCCAACCAGGTGATCTTATCGCCGGGGTTGCCCGCCGTGCCCCCACAACGGTAGAAGTGCAGTTTTTGCCGACGGGTGAAGTGGTAGTCGTGCCCCCAGGACGCTAG
- a CDS encoding DUF3038 domain-containing protein — protein MEPSSLSEHNSAYPAPTPRQLHSIKAQLDLVLLALEALTGLGSDAMLAAAETLGVSDLLSDRVNLWRLRQASPLRKGQGRKKLDVDEARALVLVSCHLAIAHRDTIRQAVARLEKALAQGLPPHRTAQLGDYLDAFSNAYQDRMEGDQTATTDEINNLGLKLLVDLLFYSGSGGSRKLWVALLERAGT, from the coding sequence GTGGAACCGTCTTCCCTCAGCGAGCACAATTCGGCCTATCCCGCGCCGACTCCGCGCCAGTTGCACAGCATCAAAGCCCAGCTCGACCTGGTGCTGCTGGCGCTAGAAGCCCTTACGGGCCTGGGGTCCGATGCCATGCTGGCGGCGGCTGAAACCCTGGGGGTATCGGACTTGCTGAGCGATCGCGTCAACCTGTGGCGCTTGCGGCAGGCCAGCCCCCTGCGCAAGGGCCAGGGCCGCAAAAAGCTCGACGTCGACGAAGCCCGCGCCCTGGTGCTGGTCAGTTGCCATCTGGCGATCGCCCACCGCGACACCATTCGCCAGGCCGTGGCGCGGTTAGAAAAGGCCCTCGCCCAGGGGCTGCCCCCCCACCGCACCGCCCAGCTCGGCGACTACCTCGACGCCTTCAGCAATGCCTACCAGGACCGCATGGAGGGCGACCAGACCGCCACCACCGACGAGATCAACAACCTGGGCCTAAAGCTGCTGGTGGATTTGCTGTTCTACAGTGGCTCCGGCGGCAGCCGCAAACTCTGGGTGGCACTGCTAGAGCGAGCGGGGACTTGA
- a CDS encoding Txe/YoeB family addiction module toxin, whose product MFTKQAQKDVKKLAASNLKQKAQGLLNVLQADPFQNPPPYEKLVGDLAGAYSRRNNIQHRLVYEVVEDEHTVKILRMWTHYE is encoded by the coding sequence GTGTTCACAAAACAAGCTCAAAAAGATGTCAAAAAGCTGGCTGCTAGCAATCTTAAACAAAAGGCCCAGGGCCTCCTCAATGTGCTTCAAGCTGATCCGTTTCAAAACCCGCCGCCCTACGAAAAACTGGTGGGAGACTTGGCCGGAGCTTATTCGCGGCGCAACAATATTCAGCATCGGCTAGTTTACGAAGTGGTTGAGGACGAGCACACAGTCAAAATTCTGCGGATGTGGACTCATTATGAGTAA